From Streptomyces sp. NBC_00370, a single genomic window includes:
- a CDS encoding helix-turn-helix domain-containing protein, giving the protein MSDLDQLTQSLARNLKRWRGERGFTLDALAARAGVSRGMIIQIEQARTNPSVGTTVKLADALGVSITTLLDYEQGPQVRVVPGEQTVRMWSTPAGSSSTLLVGTESGGPLELWSWVLMPGDSSGSDPHPDGTTELLHVTAGELTLVVDGETHPVPAGSSATFEANVAHGYRNDGAEPVELIMSVSIPPVR; this is encoded by the coding sequence GTGTCGGACCTCGACCAGCTCACCCAGTCGCTCGCCCGTAACCTCAAACGCTGGCGCGGGGAGCGGGGCTTCACGCTCGACGCGCTGGCGGCGCGGGCCGGGGTCAGCCGGGGCATGATCATCCAGATCGAGCAGGCCCGCACCAACCCCAGCGTCGGCACGACGGTCAAGCTCGCCGACGCGCTGGGCGTCAGCATCACCACGCTGCTCGACTACGAACAGGGTCCGCAGGTCAGGGTGGTGCCGGGGGAGCAGACCGTACGGATGTGGTCGACCCCGGCCGGCAGCAGCTCCACCCTGCTCGTCGGGACCGAGTCCGGCGGCCCGCTGGAACTGTGGTCGTGGGTCCTGATGCCCGGCGACTCCAGCGGCTCCGACCCGCACCCCGACGGCACGACCGAACTGCTCCATGTGACGGCCGGCGAGCTGACACTCGTCGTGGACGGCGAGACACATCCCGTCCCCGCGGGCTCGTCGGCGACCTTCGAGGCGAACGTCGCGCACGGCTACCGCAACGACGGCGCCGAACCGGTGGAGCTGATCATGTCCGTCTCCATCCCGCCCGTGCGCTGA
- a CDS encoding ABC transporter permease, translated as MYLARRVGQSLLTVFLTLSAVFVLVRLAPGDPAAAYAGPSATTADLAHIRAQFGLDKPMITQYGIFLRDLVTGDLGTSYSFHSPALQVVLDRMPYTLTLSVAAIIVTVVVGVPLGVWMARRADTSREVGANVLTIAGQSMPDFWTGVMLLTVFAVLIPVLPASGFTSWSGLILPTVTVAILQLALVSRLVRREMTTALASPYITVARSRGVGESALTWRYALGNSGVPLLTAIGTRFAAMLNGVVVVEVVFGWPGVGSLVVRALETRDYPLIQATVLVTATLAILVQLLVDLAYPLLDPRVRLGKAA; from the coding sequence ATGTATCTGGCCCGCCGTGTCGGGCAGAGCCTGCTGACCGTATTTCTGACCCTGTCCGCCGTCTTCGTGCTCGTACGGCTCGCCCCGGGCGACCCGGCCGCCGCCTACGCGGGACCTTCCGCCACCACCGCCGACCTGGCGCACATCCGCGCGCAGTTCGGCCTCGACAAGCCGATGATCACGCAGTACGGCATCTTCCTGCGCGACCTGGTCACCGGGGATCTGGGCACGAGTTACTCGTTCCACTCCCCGGCGCTCCAGGTCGTGCTGGACCGCATGCCGTACACGCTCACCCTGTCCGTAGCCGCGATCATCGTGACCGTCGTCGTCGGTGTCCCGCTCGGCGTCTGGATGGCCCGCAGGGCGGACACCAGCCGCGAGGTCGGCGCCAACGTACTGACCATCGCCGGGCAGTCCATGCCGGACTTCTGGACGGGCGTGATGCTGCTGACCGTCTTCGCCGTCCTGATCCCGGTACTGCCCGCGTCCGGATTCACGTCGTGGAGCGGTCTGATCCTGCCCACCGTGACCGTCGCCATCCTGCAACTGGCGCTCGTCTCCCGGCTCGTACGGCGCGAGATGACAACAGCCCTCGCCTCTCCCTACATCACGGTCGCCCGTTCGCGCGGTGTCGGTGAATCCGCGCTGACCTGGCGCTACGCGCTCGGCAACTCGGGGGTGCCGCTGCTCACCGCGATCGGCACCCGGTTCGCCGCGATGCTCAACGGCGTGGTGGTGGTCGAAGTCGTCTTCGGCTGGCCCGGCGTCGGCTCCCTCGTCGTACGCGCCCTGGAGACCCGCGACTACCCGCTCATCCAGGCCACCGTGCTCGTCACAGCGACCCTCGCGATCCTCGTCCAACTCCTTGTCGACCTGGCCTATCCGCTGCTCGACCCGCGGGTACGTCTCGGAAAGGCGGCCTGA
- a CDS encoding aldo/keto reductase, giving the protein MTTGTDSTVGSIELPQVPAPLSRLVLGTMTFGDTVDAAGAAAMLDTALDAGLTGVDTANGYAGGASERILAGLLPGRRERIVLATKAGIPHPDQGDHAPLSAAGLRAALEGSLKRLGTDRVDLFYLHQPDRATPLAETLGTVAEFVAEGKVRALGVSNFAAWRIAELVRTADEVGAPRPVVAQQLHNLLARRIEEEYVEYAADSGLRTMVYNPLGGGLLTGRHRFAETPSSGRFGDSKLAGMYRQRYWDERLFDAVGQLTTIAEGAGLALTELALRWLLGRPSTDALLLGGSSTAQLTANITAAAAGPLPADVAAACDEVGRALRGPMPAYHR; this is encoded by the coding sequence GTGACCACCGGCACCGACTCCACCGTCGGGTCCATCGAACTGCCGCAGGTGCCTGCCCCGCTGTCCCGTCTGGTGCTCGGCACCATGACCTTCGGCGACACCGTCGACGCGGCGGGCGCCGCCGCGATGCTGGACACCGCGCTGGACGCGGGCCTCACCGGCGTCGACACCGCCAACGGCTACGCGGGCGGCGCCAGCGAACGCATCCTCGCCGGTCTGCTGCCGGGGCGGCGCGAGCGGATCGTGCTCGCCACGAAGGCCGGCATCCCGCACCCGGACCAGGGCGACCACGCGCCGCTGTCGGCCGCCGGGTTGCGGGCCGCACTGGAGGGCAGCCTGAAGCGACTCGGCACCGACCGGGTCGACCTGTTCTATCTGCACCAGCCCGACCGGGCCACACCGCTCGCCGAAACCCTCGGCACGGTCGCCGAGTTCGTCGCCGAGGGGAAGGTGCGCGCGCTCGGCGTCTCCAACTTCGCCGCCTGGCGGATCGCCGAACTGGTCCGCACCGCCGACGAGGTGGGCGCGCCCCGGCCGGTCGTCGCGCAGCAGCTGCACAATCTGCTGGCCCGCAGGATCGAGGAGGAGTACGTCGAGTACGCGGCGGACAGCGGGCTGCGCACGATGGTCTACAACCCGCTCGGCGGCGGACTGCTCACCGGCAGGCACCGGTTCGCCGAGACGCCGTCGTCCGGCCGGTTCGGTGACTCCAAGCTCGCCGGGATGTACCGGCAGCGCTACTGGGACGAGCGGCTGTTCGACGCCGTCGGACAGCTCACCACCATCGCCGAAGGGGCGGGGCTCGCGCTCACCGAACTGGCTCTGCGCTGGCTGCTGGGCCGTCCTTCGACCGACGCCCTGCTGCTGGGCGGCTCCAGCACCGCCCAGCTGACCGCCAACATCACGGCGGCCGCCGCCGGGCCGCTGCCCGCCGACGTGGCGGCCGCCTGTGACGAGGTGGGCCGGGCCCTGCGCGGACCGATGCCCGCCTACCACCGCTGA
- a CDS encoding ABC transporter ATP-binding protein — protein sequence MTGTPVSERPDTTDAPLLDVAGLQIELVTPHGVVRAVDGVDFTVRQGETVTLIGESGSGKSTTAMGVLRLLPDGLAVMSGSVRITGTDVIAEPGAVRRLRGRTVSLVPQDPMTALSPVHTIGRQLGDAVRLRHPELSRAEARERGTELLARVHIPRPETRWKAYPHQFSGGMLQRVLIAVALAAEPRLLVADEPTSALDATVQASVLGLLMELQERTGIGILMITHDLGVARMVSDRIHVMREGRFVESGTAEQIVESPVERYTRDLLAAVPRLGPWDEDGRSTPGAGTATGSGSGTSTGTGTGTGTGTDIAAQGAAR from the coding sequence ATGACCGGCACACCGGTGTCCGAACGTCCCGACACCACCGACGCACCGCTCCTCGACGTGGCGGGGCTGCAGATCGAACTGGTCACCCCGCACGGCGTGGTGCGCGCCGTCGACGGTGTCGACTTCACCGTGCGGCAGGGCGAGACCGTGACCCTCATCGGCGAGTCGGGGTCGGGCAAGTCGACCACGGCCATGGGGGTGCTGCGGCTGCTGCCCGACGGACTCGCCGTCATGTCCGGCAGCGTCCGTATCACCGGAACGGACGTGATCGCGGAGCCCGGCGCGGTACGGCGGCTGCGCGGCCGTACCGTCTCGCTCGTCCCGCAGGACCCGATGACGGCGCTGAGCCCGGTCCACACGATCGGGCGCCAGCTCGGCGACGCCGTACGGCTGCGGCATCCGGAGCTGTCCAGGGCCGAGGCCAGGGAGCGGGGCACCGAGCTGCTGGCGCGGGTGCACATCCCGCGCCCGGAGACCCGCTGGAAGGCGTATCCGCACCAGTTCTCCGGCGGCATGCTGCAGCGCGTCCTGATCGCCGTCGCACTCGCCGCCGAACCGCGGCTGCTCGTCGCCGACGAGCCGACGTCGGCGCTGGACGCCACCGTCCAGGCGAGCGTGCTGGGGCTGCTGATGGAGCTCCAGGAGCGCACCGGCATCGGCATACTGATGATCACGCACGATCTGGGGGTGGCCAGGATGGTCTCCGACCGGATCCATGTGATGCGGGAGGGCCGGTTCGTCGAGTCGGGCACGGCGGAGCAGATCGTCGAGTCCCCCGTCGAGCGGTACACCCGTGATCTGCTGGCCGCCGTGCCGCGCCTCGGCCCCTGGGACGAGGACGGCCGGAGCACGCCCGGAGCCGGGACAGCCACCGGCAGCGGCTCAGGGACCAGCACCGGCACCGGCACCGGCACCGGCACCGGCACCGACATCGCAGCGCAGGGAGCAGCCCGGTGA
- a CDS encoding YbaK/EbsC family protein, with the protein MRAPIGNFADATPAPDCLDLLTPPVADAVRGWQGDVPAEQLVFVDTDPEVADTAAFVEHYGAELFDVSANCVVVAGRRGGETTLAACVVLSRTRVDVNGVVRKQLGSRKASFAPMDTAVQETGMEYGGITPIGLPAGWPLLVDPAVVDTEWVLIGSGRRRGKLIVPGKVFGGLPGAVVVAGLGG; encoded by the coding sequence ATGCGCGCTCCCATCGGAAACTTCGCCGACGCCACACCGGCCCCCGACTGCCTCGACCTGCTCACCCCGCCGGTCGCCGACGCCGTACGCGGCTGGCAGGGCGATGTGCCCGCCGAGCAGCTGGTGTTCGTGGACACCGACCCGGAAGTCGCCGACACCGCCGCGTTCGTGGAGCACTACGGCGCCGAGCTGTTCGACGTGTCGGCCAACTGCGTCGTCGTCGCGGGCAGGCGCGGCGGTGAGACGACCCTGGCCGCGTGTGTCGTCCTGTCCCGTACCCGGGTCGACGTCAACGGTGTGGTGCGCAAGCAACTCGGCTCCCGCAAGGCGTCGTTCGCACCGATGGACACGGCTGTGCAGGAGACCGGCATGGAGTACGGCGGCATCACCCCGATCGGCCTGCCCGCCGGCTGGCCGCTGCTCGTGGACCCCGCGGTCGTCGACACCGAATGGGTCCTCATCGGCAGCGGCCGCCGCCGCGGCAAGCTGATCGTGCCGGGCAAGGTGTTCGGCGGCCTGCCGGGCGCCGTCGTCGTGGCCGGTCTCGGCGGCTGA
- a CDS encoding ABC transporter permease, whose product MSATLTRPSAVTPRQLARATATRQQRAAHVKLWAGAVCTVIVALPVALAGVLPLPAADAQDLSARRLAPFTDGHVFGTDQLGRDLLSRVLHGGQVSLTVGLLAVLVSGVIGLVAGSAAGYFGGWVDAVVSRVLEAQLALPLLMMLLLVVALFGPSVTVITCVIAVAQWPEVARLTRSLVLVEREKPYVAAARVLGLRNWSILGRHIVPNIIRPASLVILLLLAQAVLLESALSFLGAGPQRPFATWGRIISDGQDYLTTSWWLVTLPGLVIALLVVGVNLMGDGLRDRTRTRTTKGA is encoded by the coding sequence ATGAGTGCCACCCTCACCCGGCCGAGCGCGGTCACGCCGCGCCAACTGGCCCGCGCCACCGCGACCCGGCAACAGCGCGCCGCACACGTCAAGCTGTGGGCGGGCGCGGTCTGCACCGTGATCGTCGCCCTGCCCGTGGCGCTCGCCGGAGTGCTGCCGCTGCCCGCGGCCGACGCGCAGGACCTGTCGGCGCGCCGGCTGGCCCCCTTCACCGACGGGCATGTCTTCGGCACCGACCAGCTCGGCCGCGACCTGCTCTCCCGTGTCCTGCACGGCGGGCAGGTGTCCCTGACGGTCGGTCTGCTCGCCGTGCTCGTCTCCGGCGTCATCGGCCTGGTGGCGGGGTCGGCCGCCGGCTACTTCGGCGGCTGGGTCGACGCGGTCGTCTCCCGCGTGCTCGAAGCGCAGCTGGCCCTGCCGCTGCTGATGATGCTGCTCCTGGTGGTGGCCCTCTTCGGGCCCTCCGTCACCGTCATCACCTGCGTGATCGCGGTGGCGCAGTGGCCCGAGGTCGCCCGGCTGACCCGCTCCCTGGTGCTCGTCGAGCGGGAGAAGCCGTACGTGGCCGCCGCCCGGGTGCTGGGGCTGCGCAACTGGTCGATCCTCGGCCGGCACATCGTGCCCAACATCATCCGCCCCGCCAGCCTGGTCATCCTGCTGCTGCTCGCCCAGGCCGTCCTGCTGGAGAGCGCCCTGAGCTTCCTCGGCGCCGGACCGCAGCGGCCCTTCGCGACCTGGGGCCGCATCATCTCCGACGGACAGGACTACCTGACCACCTCGTGGTGGCTGGTGACCCTGCCAGGACTGGTCATCGCGCTGCTGGTCGTCGGGGTCAACCTGATGGGTGACGGGCTGCGCGACCGCACCCGCACCCGCACCACGAAGGGAGCCTGA
- a CDS encoding ATP-binding cassette domain-containing protein, with protein MSTPLLSVENLTVEYATRQGPFRAVDDVSFTLERGGRLAVVGESGSGKSTLARALVRLLKPASGRILLDGEDLAALPERRLRPLRHRVQMVFQDPYGSLDPHLSAQDIVAEPLRLAGVRDKAERARRAAVLIDRVGLPAAALHRRPPEFSGGQRQRIGIARALASSPELLVCDEATSALDVSVQAQVLDLLRELQAETGIAYLVIAHNLGVVREISTDVVVLRAGRIVETGPTADVLAAPADPYTRALRRASLDPVAIKGRKPRALLTAVPEGTTQ; from the coding sequence GTGAGCACACCACTGTTGTCCGTCGAGAACCTCACCGTCGAGTACGCCACCCGGCAGGGGCCCTTCCGGGCCGTGGACGACGTCTCGTTCACCCTGGAGCGCGGCGGCCGGCTCGCGGTCGTCGGCGAGTCGGGGTCCGGCAAGTCCACCCTCGCCCGTGCGCTGGTCCGGCTGCTGAAGCCGGCCTCCGGCCGGATCCTGCTGGACGGCGAGGATCTGGCGGCCCTGCCCGAGCGGCGGCTGCGCCCGCTGCGCCACCGGGTGCAGATGGTCTTCCAGGACCCGTACGGCTCGCTCGATCCCCATCTGAGCGCCCAGGACATCGTCGCCGAGCCGCTGAGGCTGGCCGGGGTCCGGGACAAGGCGGAGCGGGCCAGGCGCGCCGCCGTCCTCATCGACAGGGTCGGCCTGCCGGCGGCGGCGCTGCACCGCCGCCCGCCCGAGTTCTCCGGTGGCCAGCGCCAGCGCATCGGTATCGCCAGGGCGCTCGCCTCCAGCCCCGAACTGCTGGTGTGCGACGAGGCGACATCGGCCCTCGACGTGTCGGTCCAGGCCCAAGTGCTTGACCTGCTCCGGGAGTTGCAGGCCGAGACCGGGATCGCGTATCTCGTCATCGCGCACAACCTCGGCGTCGTACGGGAGATCAGCACCGATGTGGTGGTGCTGCGCGCGGGGCGGATCGTGGAGACGGGACCGACCGCCGACGTGCTCGCCGCGCCCGCCGACCCGTACACCAGGGCGCTGCGCCGCGCCTCCCTCGACCCCGTGGCGATCAAGGGCCGCAAGCCGCGCGCCCTGCTCACCGCCGTACCGGAAGGAACCACCCAGTGA
- a CDS encoding acyltransferase, whose protein sequence is MLKSPESRTTAFAALTGALTRGRRRLATRVVQGGWRWIQRAGAVTAEHPGRLRFGRIGPGTRLAFPQGTVFGEPWIELGNHCVIGEQVTLTAGMMPGLDLGPDPILMVGDGVVLGRGSHVIADTTVSIGPETYCGPYVYITTTNHSYDDPHAPVGKQWPRMSPVTIGAGCWLGTGAVILPGARLGRNVVVAAGAVVRGEVPDHAVVAGAPAKVVRSWHPERGWQPPLRTPAPVPIPEGITPQQLLALAELDQDS, encoded by the coding sequence GTGCTGAAGAGTCCCGAGAGCCGTACCACCGCCTTCGCCGCGTTGACCGGCGCGTTGACGCGCGGGCGGCGCCGTCTCGCCACGCGGGTCGTCCAGGGCGGCTGGCGGTGGATCCAGCGCGCGGGCGCCGTCACCGCCGAGCATCCGGGGCGGCTGCGGTTCGGCAGGATCGGCCCCGGCACCCGGCTCGCCTTTCCGCAGGGCACCGTCTTCGGCGAGCCGTGGATCGAGCTGGGCAACCACTGTGTCATCGGTGAACAGGTCACCCTCACCGCCGGGATGATGCCCGGACTCGACCTCGGCCCCGACCCGATCCTCATGGTCGGCGACGGGGTGGTGCTGGGCCGGGGCAGTCATGTCATCGCCGACACCACGGTCAGCATCGGGCCCGAGACCTACTGCGGTCCGTACGTCTACATCACGACCACCAACCACAGTTACGACGATCCGCACGCCCCCGTCGGGAAGCAGTGGCCCCGGATGTCACCCGTGACCATCGGCGCGGGCTGCTGGCTGGGCACAGGCGCGGTGATCCTGCCCGGCGCCAGGCTCGGCCGTAACGTGGTCGTCGCCGCCGGCGCCGTCGTACGGGGCGAGGTGCCCGACCACGCGGTGGTGGCGGGCGCGCCCGCCAAGGTCGTACGGAGCTGGCACCCGGAGCGCGGCTGGCAGCCGCCGCTGCGCACCCCGGCGCCGGTGCCGATCCCGGAGGGCATCACCCCGCAGCAACTGCTGGCGCTGGCCGAACTGGACCAGGATTCCTGA
- a CDS encoding HpcH/HpaI aldolase family protein, giving the protein MTPAAFATALRARQELIGYWSVLDSPVSTERVARLGYDYVALDAQHGLIEYRGLLASLTAVDTKGSTAVGLVRVEANEAAAIGHALDAGAAGVIVPLVDSAADAADAVAAVRYPPLGRRSYGPMRSALRIGPTPADAHEQTVVIAMIETAEGLDQVAAICATPGLDGIYVGPSDLRIGLGGATPNDPALDGEFEAALVTVREAAAAAGIAAGIHNPDGASAARRLAEGFTFATVASDLVHLEQAASGHLAAARAK; this is encoded by the coding sequence ATGACCCCCGCCGCGTTCGCCACCGCCCTGCGCGCCCGTCAGGAGCTGATCGGCTACTGGTCGGTCCTGGACTCGCCCGTCTCCACCGAGCGCGTCGCCAGACTCGGGTACGACTATGTGGCGCTGGACGCGCAGCACGGGCTGATCGAGTACCGCGGGCTGCTCGCCTCGCTGACGGCCGTCGACACCAAGGGCAGCACGGCGGTCGGTCTGGTGCGGGTGGAGGCCAACGAGGCGGCGGCGATCGGGCACGCGCTGGACGCGGGGGCGGCCGGGGTGATCGTGCCGCTGGTCGACTCGGCGGCCGACGCGGCGGACGCCGTCGCCGCCGTACGCTACCCGCCGCTCGGGCGGCGCTCGTACGGGCCGATGCGCTCGGCCCTGCGGATCGGCCCCACACCGGCGGACGCGCACGAGCAGACGGTCGTGATCGCGATGATCGAGACGGCCGAAGGGCTCGACCAGGTGGCGGCGATCTGCGCGACCCCGGGGCTCGACGGCATCTACGTCGGCCCTTCGGACCTGCGGATCGGCCTCGGCGGCGCCACCCCGAACGACCCCGCGCTGGACGGGGAGTTCGAGGCGGCGCTGGTGACGGTCAGGGAGGCGGCGGCAGCGGCGGGGATCGCGGCCGGCATCCACAACCCGGACGGCGCGAGCGCGGCGCGCCGGCTCGCCGAGGGGTTCACCTTCGCGACGGTCGCCAGCGACCTGGTCCATCTGGAGCAGGCCGCGAGCGGTCATCTCGCCGCCGCCCGCGCCAAGTAG
- a CDS encoding DMT family transporter encodes MTALFALATSLLWGMADFGGGLLTRRMPALTVVVLSQTVAVVVLGCVVVATGGWSEADPRLWYAVGAGAVGPVAMLCFYKALALGPMGVVSPLGSIGVAVPVGVGLLVGERPGLIQFAGIAVAVAGIVLAGGPQLRGAPVRRRAILLTLVAAVGFGTVMTLISHASTTITGLFLALFVQRVTNVAVGGGALYVSTRRGAPALPPAEDGGFGVVRAALPALAFVGLADVAANGTYSIAAQHGPVTVAAVLASLYPIVTAVAARGVLGERLRAVQAAGAGLALVGTVLLAAG; translated from the coding sequence ATGACCGCACTGTTCGCCCTGGCCACCAGCCTGCTCTGGGGCATGGCCGACTTCGGCGGCGGACTGCTGACGCGCCGGATGCCGGCGCTGACGGTCGTGGTGCTCTCGCAGACCGTCGCCGTGGTGGTGCTCGGCTGTGTGGTGGTGGCGACAGGCGGCTGGTCGGAGGCGGATCCGCGGCTCTGGTACGCGGTGGGGGCGGGGGCCGTCGGCCCGGTGGCGATGCTCTGCTTCTACAAGGCGCTCGCGCTCGGCCCGATGGGGGTCGTCTCGCCGCTCGGCTCGATCGGTGTGGCCGTACCGGTCGGCGTGGGGCTGCTCGTCGGCGAGCGGCCGGGGCTGATCCAGTTCGCCGGCATCGCCGTGGCCGTCGCCGGCATCGTGCTGGCGGGCGGCCCGCAGCTGCGCGGCGCTCCGGTGCGCCGCCGGGCGATCCTGCTCACCCTGGTCGCCGCCGTCGGCTTCGGCACGGTGATGACCTTGATCTCCCACGCCTCCACCACCATCACCGGGCTGTTCCTGGCGCTCTTCGTGCAGCGCGTCACCAACGTCGCCGTCGGCGGCGGGGCGCTGTACGTGTCGACCCGGCGCGGCGCCCCCGCGCTGCCGCCCGCCGAGGACGGCGGGTTCGGCGTCGTACGGGCGGCGCTGCCCGCGCTGGCCTTCGTAGGCCTCGCCGATGTGGCCGCCAACGGGACGTACTCGATCGCCGCCCAGCACGGCCCGGTCACCGTCGCCGCCGTACTGGCCTCGCTCTACCCGATTGTGACGGCGGTCGCCGCGCGCGGGGTGCTGGGGGAACGGCTGCGCGCCGTGCAGGCCGCCGGTGCCGGACTCGCCCTGGTGGGCACGGTGTTGCTCGCCGCCGGCTGA
- a CDS encoding ABC transporter substrate-binding protein, which yields MTRTPLSETLSRRTLLQWGAAGGAAITLGPLTACAGPTGAPGPGTLTLGLNRSLVSLDNKLNQFDAAVTVQRAVRQTLTRIGPGMKTQLVLADRFEMTGPTVWDVRLRAGVRYSDGSPVTVTDVSTALTMYGKVNGSFLLGLFPELPTVEATGARTFRLHTKKPVPVLDLLMANIHITPAKANRPEELSSGIGSGPYKVLSANGGAGEYTLGRNPHYWGKPPAVENVRVRFVPEESSRVVAIRSGELDVIDTLTPDSAEQLQGLPGVTLEETAGTRLCVLFYNFRKPKGHPLADPRVRKALTYAIDGKALVRDVLTGSAEQTDGVVPLALQGAIRTGSYAFDPGLARKTLRTLGADGLKVKIIWESGEFAADASVMEAVLSMLGDVGVRATLQEFEPGGDILKWRQGRGGDWDIIGNGFGNPTGLALTTLQGLYGGTPAKERTGDAFMGYVKPDIEQALSAAAQEVDPAERTTRLGDVQRAIWDTWPCLWAFAPKTLLARRDRVAGLDLLPINSYDLSAVRLGG from the coding sequence ATGACCCGTACTCCCCTGAGTGAGACGCTCAGCCGTCGCACCCTGCTGCAGTGGGGCGCGGCCGGCGGAGCCGCGATCACGCTCGGCCCGCTCACCGCGTGTGCCGGGCCCACCGGCGCCCCCGGGCCCGGCACGCTGACGCTGGGCCTGAACCGCTCGCTGGTCAGCCTCGACAACAAGCTCAACCAGTTCGACGCGGCGGTGACCGTACAGCGCGCCGTCCGGCAGACCCTGACCCGCATCGGGCCCGGTATGAAGACCCAGCTGGTCCTCGCCGACCGGTTCGAGATGACCGGGCCCACCGTCTGGGACGTCCGGCTGCGCGCCGGGGTCCGTTACTCCGACGGCAGCCCGGTCACCGTCACCGATGTCTCCACCGCCCTGACCATGTACGGCAAGGTCAACGGCTCGTTCCTGCTCGGGCTCTTCCCCGAGCTGCCCACCGTCGAGGCCACCGGGGCCCGCACCTTCCGGCTGCACACCAAGAAGCCGGTGCCGGTGCTGGATCTGCTGATGGCCAACATCCACATCACGCCCGCCAAGGCGAACCGGCCGGAGGAACTCAGCTCCGGGATCGGCTCAGGCCCCTACAAGGTGCTCAGCGCGAACGGCGGCGCCGGTGAGTACACCCTCGGCCGCAACCCCCACTACTGGGGGAAGCCGCCCGCCGTCGAGAACGTGCGGGTGCGATTCGTACCCGAGGAGTCCAGCCGGGTCGTCGCGATCCGCAGCGGCGAACTCGACGTGATCGACACGCTCACGCCCGACTCGGCAGAACAGCTCCAGGGGCTGCCGGGCGTCACCCTCGAAGAGACCGCCGGCACCCGGCTGTGCGTGCTGTTCTACAACTTCCGCAAGCCCAAGGGCCACCCGCTCGCCGACCCCCGGGTCCGCAAGGCCCTCACGTACGCCATTGACGGCAAGGCCCTGGTACGCGACGTCCTGACCGGCTCGGCCGAGCAGACCGACGGGGTCGTCCCGCTGGCCCTCCAGGGCGCGATACGCACCGGCTCGTACGCCTTCGACCCCGGCCTGGCCCGCAAGACACTGCGGACGCTCGGCGCCGACGGGCTCAAGGTGAAGATCATCTGGGAGTCCGGCGAGTTCGCCGCCGACGCGTCCGTGATGGAGGCCGTCCTCTCGATGCTGGGGGACGTCGGGGTCCGTGCCACGCTCCAGGAGTTCGAGCCGGGCGGCGACATCCTCAAGTGGCGCCAGGGCCGCGGCGGCGACTGGGACATCATCGGCAACGGCTTCGGCAACCCCACCGGGCTCGCGCTGACCACCCTGCAAGGTCTCTACGGCGGCACGCCCGCCAAGGAGCGCACCGGCGACGCGTTCATGGGATATGTGAAGCCGGACATCGAACAGGCCCTGTCGGCCGCGGCCCAGGAGGTCGACCCGGCCGAGCGCACCACCCGCCTCGGCGACGTGCAGCGCGCCATCTGGGACACCTGGCCGTGTCTGTGGGCCTTCGCGCCGAAGACCCTGCTCGCGCGCCGCGACCGGGTGGCCGGGCTCGATCTGCTCCCGATCAACTCCTACGACCTGTCCGCAGTGCGGCTGGGGGGCTGA